The region AGTTATAGCTTATTACGTTTTAAGCACCTTTAGTGATTTCATGGGTGTGCCGCAGGCAATGACAACAACAAGGAAAAGATCATGACAACATCAGCAATCAAGCCAACCCTCAGCTATCATCGTGGCGTCTCTGACAGGCCTTTACTTGAGCAAACCATCGGCGGCTATCTGGAGCGCATTGTCGAGCAGTTTGGGGAGCGTGAAGCGATTGTTGTCTGCCATCAGCAACATCGCCTTAACTACCGTGAATACCTGACTCGTATTGACGAGCTGGCTGCTGCGCTATTGCACTGCGGGATCCAGCCAGGCGACAGAGTTGGGCTTTGGTCACCCAATAATCTTGAATGGTCGCTGGTGCAATTTGCCACCGCACGGATCGGTGCCATTATGGTGTGTCTGAACCCGGCTTACCGCCCTGCCGAACTGGAATTTGCGCTCAATAATGCCGGCTGCAAAATGCTCATTATGGCCTCCCAATTCAAACATAGTAACTATGTCGATATGCTCAAAGAACTTGCCCCGGGCCTGGAAGATTGCTCTTTTGGAGATCTGTACGCTCCCAGACTACCAGATCTGACCCATGTTGTGGTTATTCCACAAACTGGAGAAGTGGTCCCGGCAGGACTGTTTGATTTCAACCAGTTGCTTACACTCGCCTCAGAACAAGATTATGACGCCCTGCGCACTATCGGACCCAGACTAAACCCTACCGACGCCATCAATATCCAGTTTACCTCAGGAACAACCGGCAACCCCAAAGGCGCAACGTTAACTCACCGAAATATTCTCAACAATGCTAACCTGGTCGCGCAGACTATGCAGCTGACAGAACAAGATAAACTTTGCATCCCGGTGCCCCTATATCACTGCTTTGGCATGGTGCTGGGCAATTTAGTATGTCTTAGTCAGGGGGCCTGTGCGGTCTTCCCAAATGACGCTTTTGATCCGCTTTTGACACTACAAACTGTCGAGGCAGAGCAATGTACTGCATTACATGGCGTACCGACCATGTTTATCGCGCAGCTGGAGCATGAGCAATTCAATCAGTTCGACCTGAGCTCTCTCAGAACAGGCGTTATGGCGGGTGCCACCTGCCCGGAAAAGGTGATGCGTGATGTTCAGAGCAAAATGCATATGACCGACGTCTTAATTGGCTATGGCCAGACTGAATGCAGCCCTATTAACCATATTACTGACGTGTCAGCCCCTTTGATAAAACGGGTCACAACAGTCGGTCGAGCCATTGCCCATACAGAGGTGAAAATCATTGATGAAAGTGGCGAGCTTACCCCCAAAGGAGTACCAGGTGAAGTCTGTGCTCGCGGATACAGTGTTATGTTGGGCTATTGGCAAGATGACACGAAAACTCAGGCAACCATAGACGCTGACGGCTGGTTACACTCGGGCGATCTGGGTGTGATGGATGACGAAGGTTATGTCGCCATTGTCGGGCGCATCAAAGACATGATCATCCGCGGCGGCGAAAACATCTACCCACGAGAGATAGAAGAAGTATTGTATCATCATCCCGACATTCAAGATGCCGCTGTATTTGGGATCCATGATGAAAAGTACGGTGAGGAAGTGTGTGCCTGGCTACAGCTCAAGCCGGAACATTATGTCGATGAAGAAGCTGTGCGGGATTACCTAAAAGACAAACTCTCCTATTTTAAAGTTCCTAAACACATACGTATTGTCGACACTTACCCTATGACAGTCACCGGAAAACTACAAAAATTTAAAATGCGCGAAGCGATGGAAAAATCTCTCAGTGAACTTGCATAAGTAAGGGCGACACGTCGCCCTTCACCAACGAGCAATACACGCCTGATAACTGAAGCTCAGCCATTTTCAGGCACCTTATTGGTTAAAGTAAAAGGGTTTTTGAATAAAAAAGACTTACTCACACAATAAAATTTTAACAGCATAAACAGCTAAATACATAGAAATCGTTCACAAATTCAACTAGCCTATTAACACGAGCTCCACTTTTAAAGTATTTTTCATGGTTGCCAATCATGCATTTGGGTAGACGGTTAATCGCAATACAAACACTTTTGGTCTTGATGGCCGTCATACCTTCGCTTTGCTTTGGCAACATTCCCTTGCTTGCCAATCAATACTCTCTGAAAAAGCTGACCGCTGAAGATGGGTTTGTCTCGTCAGAAATTTACTCCATTATTCAAGACCAACAAGGGCTACTCTGGTTTGGAACAGCAGAAAATGGGGTCATGCGCTACGATGGTCGCAAAGTCACCCTGTTTGAGTTTGATGGCAAAAATGCAGGGGGCCTGTCCCATAATGACGCAGGGAACCTGATGCTGGACAGGAATGGAAACATTTGGATCGGGACCTGGGGTGGCGGCGCGAATCGCTATGATCCAAGAACAGGAAAATTTGAAAATTTTCTCCATGACCCCAAACAAGCCGATTCAATTTCCGCCAACAGGATACAGTCTTTGTATCACGATCTGGATGGCTCTATCTGGCTGGGATCTTATGATAGTGGTCTCAACCGATACTTAGGGCAAGGTCAGTTTGAACACATCAAGAAAACTTCTGAGTCGGCCACTGGCCTTTCCCATAATCGGATCTGGGACATAGAAAATGACGGCAAGGACCGTATCTGGATTGCTACCAGCTATGGGTTAAATTTATACGATAAAACCACCAAAAGTTTCCATTACTTTTTTCCCGACTCAGCCAATATCACCCCAACCGGCACAAATGAAATCCGCCATATTTTAAAGGCGTCTGACAACCAGCTTTATGTAGGCACACAACAAGGTCCATTCACATTTGACCCAGAAAGTGCTGATTTTACCGAAATAGGACCACAAGATGGCAGTCATCTTGGCCAGGTAAACTCCATGATTGAAGATCAGGAGGGTTACATCTGGTTTGTTACCAGTAAAGGGGTATTCAGAAAAACCCCTTCAACTGATGAGTTAGTGCAACTAGACCTTGAGCATAGTCATGGCATGAGAATTATCTTTGAAGATAGTGCCAGAACGCTCTGGATAACCAACGAAGTGCATGGCATTTTCAAACTGGTACCTCATCGCAAATTTAAGTCAATTAACAGCTCAAAACTACAGGCACCTAATGGCATTACCTCAGACAGTAACGGTGATCTGCTCATAGTAAACTCAAGGTCACACCTGTTAAAATGGGACGTGTCTTCGCAAACCTTGCGCACCCTGTCTGGCCCAATTTTTAACGAGTCAAATGGATTTAATGAAAACAGACTATTAGAGCGCCCTGTCTTGCATCTCGACACACGGGGTAACTTATGGGTTGCACAAGATGAAGGACTGGCGAAGTTTCATTTAGACTCGCTCGAGGCAGAGCTCATTCGTTATCCCAAGGATGACCCTAACCACCGAGAATTTAGGGAAATCAGAGCACTCGCCCTCGATAAGCAAGGCGATCTGTGGATAGGCACATATAAAAATGGCGTTTATATTTACAGCCCAGATAAAGGCACCTTCAGGCATCTTGACCCCTCCTATGGCTTATCTCACCCAGAAGTTCTGACAATATACCAAGATAATTCACAGAATATGTGGGTTGGCACCGGCAATGGCGTTAATCTTTGGCTGGAAAAAGAACAAATATTTCAGCCGTTTACAAATAATATTTATCGAGAGGACAGCCTGCTTGGTAGTATTGTTCAGGATATTCATCAAACTCAGGACGGGCAAATCTGGATTGCCACTCAGCAAGGGCTTAACCTCTACCAGCCTCAGACCAATAACTTCGCGCACTTTAGCATGCAAAATGGCTTACCCAGCAATCTGATCCGTTCGATTTCGGATGACATGCGAGGGAATCTATGGCTCACCACCAACAGAGGCATCACCAAGTTCTCACCAGCAGATGGTAAAGTCACTAATTTTGACAGCCACAATGGGCTGCTCGGACTAAATTATTATCCGGATAGCCTGGTTAAAGGTAAGCACGATCTCTTATTTACCAGCAGTCAACGCGGCATCGAGTACTTTAGTACACGCCCTTTGCAGGCAAACCAAAAAGATCCTGCTCTGGTCCTTACCGGCTTTAACAAAATGGGGCAGCCCGTTAAATTGGACAGACCCTACTCCTATGTGACTGATATTTACCTTACATATCTCGATTACATATTCTCTCTGGAATTTTCAGTACTGGACTTTGTCTCGCCCAATAAGAATCTGTATGCCTATAAGCTTGAAGGTTACGATGACAACTGGATAGAAATAGGCAACCGCAATAGCGCCTCTTTCACTAACTTAGATGGCGGGCATTATACCTTTCAGGTAAAAGCAACCAACAGCCGTGGCGAATGGGGCTCAAGCATTCTGTCTGTTAACCTGCACGTGTCCCCGCCTCCGTGGAAAACTTGGTGGGCATACACTTTGTATGCATTGGCGTGTGCTCTGGTTATTTTTAGCGTGATCTACTTGCGTACCCGACTACAAAAAGCGGAGATAGACCGCCAGAAGCAGTTTGTAATACAGCTTGAGGAGCAGGTCTCTGAGAAAACCGCCTCATTAAAATCACAAGCCACTGCGCTTGAGGCAGCACTGAAAAAAGCGGAAGAAGCCACCCGGCTTAAATCTGAGTTTTTGGCCAATATGAGTCACGAGATCAGGACACCCATGAATGGCGTTTTGGGCATGTTGGAGCTACTCAAACACAGCGAGTTAACACCCGAACAAGAACACTCGGTGGGGATTGCCAGCAACAGTGCGCACTCCTTACTCAGCCTCATTAACGACATTCTTGATTTTTCAAAAATTGAGGCCGATAAACTCGAGCTGGAATTCATTGACTTTGATGTCAGGCAGCTGTTTGAACAGCTTGCAGAATCCATGGCTCTTGCAGCACAAACAAAGGGGATCGGCCTTGTTTTGGATCTGACCGGCATAGACGCACACATTATTAATTCCGACCCAGGCAGGATCAGGCAAATTGCAGCCAATATCCTCAGTAACGCTATTAAATTTACAGAAGAAGGCGAAATTATCATTTCCGCCTCGCTAAACCCTTCAGCCAGTGATGGCCAGTACACTCTCAGCTGTCAGATCCAGGACACCGGAATCGGGATTCCAGAAGACATGCTCTCGAGTCTGTTTGACTCCTTCACCCAGGTTGATGCATCAACCACTAGAAAATACGGCGGTACCGGGCTTGGGCTGAGCATAACGAGAAGACTGTGCCAGCTGTTAGGGGGAGATGTTTACGTTTCTAGTAAAGTGGGTATTGGTAGCTGCTTTGAATTTACTTGTCTGGTATCCAAAAGCGATCAGCATCAGCAAAATTTACCGACATTTGATTCTACGAATATTCGTGCGCTATTAGTTGACCCGGACACATCCAGTAATCAAGCCATCAAAAAGCAACTTGAACTTTGGCAGGTTAAGGTGAGTGTGGCAACGAACGCAGAAATAGCACTGCAAATACTGGCTGACAACACCATAGATATTGTCTTTTTTAACCGCTCACTTCCAACCATGAGTAGCGAGCTGATGGCCTGTGAGATACGGAGAAACGCTGAACATAGTCGGTTAAAATTGATCATGATGACACTGCTGGATGAACAGTTCGAAGCCATTGAGTCCAGCTCAGAACAGCTGGACGGATACTTCACCAAACCAGCAACACAAAGCGACCTCATCAAGGCGTTGTCTACCGTAAAGGCCAATACTGAGGCTGATCCTGACACTTCAGCCATTCAAAATACCCTTACTGATAGCGATATCTCAGCCCCTTGCTGGGCAAAACACACCCGCGTTTTACTCGTTGAAGATAACAAAGTTAATCAAATTGTAGCTGTACGTATCTTAGAGCATTTAGGGATATCAACTGACATTGCCGAAAACGGGTATGAAGCATTAGATAAATTGCGCGATGCTGATGACTCAACTCCATACACTATTGTACTGATGGACTGCCAGATGCCGAAAATGGATGGCTATGAGGCAACCCGCTGTATACGTTCGGCACAGGCTGGTAGTCACCAGGCAGATATTCCCATCATCGCCATGACCGCCAATGCCATGCAAGGCGACAAACAAAAATGCCTGGATGCAGGTATGGATGATTACATAACCAAGCCCATAGAATCTGCCAAAGTTGCCGAAAAGCTTGAATACTGGATCACTAAAACAACGATAACCTGATTAACGCACTGGCTTTGCTAATCTACGAATGAGCAGTATTGGGTTGAGTGGAGTTGCTCATTAATGTCAGAGCAACACATTCAAAACGGACGAACCAAGCATTCGGAATGCTAAAATGAGGAAAAGAGCACACGAGATAGCGAAAAGCCGCTATCTCGCAGCCCTACCATTTTGATGGACGCACAGTAGGTAATCCCTTCAGAACTTTTTTCATGTACTCAGCTTGCTTACCAGATGGCGAACCGTCAATATCAGCAACCCTCTGTAAAAGATCTTTTATAGAATCTACCTGATTTGGTTTGAATTGGTCATAAGCCCTCTCCAAACTTCTTGCTGGGTTTGAGAAAAACTCCTGACCATTACCTATAAGATACACACTGGAGGTGAGCATATCTTTTGCTTCCCCAGGGCTAAGGTGAAACTCTTGCTCAAACACCTCAAGGATTGCCGACTTTTGAGTAGCGGTGATATCTCCATCCACTTTTGCCACCCCTGTTACCAGCAAACCCGCAACATCCAACGGAGAGTCCAGTTTGAAAACAGGGTTAAGATCGTGGTTTTTGCGAAAAGTCCTGCGGCGGTGCCATGAAAAAGGATTAAGCCAGCCCAAATCAATTCCAGAATCGTTGAGTCGATTAGCCAAAATTAAAATTGTAATGATTGCTCCGAGCAAACCTAAGATAATGTGCATTGTTAAAAATTCTCCTTTTTTGGCTAACAGATAATTCGACTCCCTTCTTCCTGCTATGCATTACTGGTCAGCTTTTATGATTGGAGTCAGACAGTTGTGAACAATAATACAGTGAACGGTATTGATTTGGCAAAAGTTGTTTTGCAGGTTGGCGTGTACGCAAACATTTAGGTGGGTTCGAATGCAGAGGTAATATCGCAAGCTTTTACACCATGGTTGCCCCCCTTGAAACAACAAAAATTCATATGGTATTCTTTTTGGCTGGTTTAGAATGGATGTTGAAAATTTCAGGTGTTCGTCACTATGGGTGGCAGGCCTCTTACAGAGGGAAGTTTCCGGGTCAATGAAATACAATACTCGTATTATTTATGTTGAAGATGAGCAAGAGACCGCTGATATAGTCAGCGCCTATCTAGCGCACGCAGGTTATTGTGTATCTCACTTAACCACTCATAAAAGTGCGCAAAAAGCTTTATACGAAGAGAATTTTGACTTGGCCATTCTGGATATTGTGCTGCCTGATGGCAGTGGTCTGGAGCTACTACAAAATGCCGTAGCGCAAGGTGTGCCAAGTATTTTGTTGTCGGCGAAAAAATCCGAATCAGAGCGCATAGAAGGGTTCAGATTAGGGGCGGTAAATTGGTAGACATCCATTACTAAATTCACAAATTTTTCCTCTCGCATTGACCCAACAGAACCCATACAAGGCACATGCAACATTGGATACTTACATAGCAACTCGTAACGAGAACTGATAACGCTGGGTGTCCGTATTTTTCTATTCGGCTAAAAGACGCTTTCAGTTTCTTTATAGGTTGTGTTATGGGAATTATAAATTATTTGATGTCATCCACATGTCCTTTAGTAGTCCCAGTTTTCTTTGGTCTGTTTTTCTTTCTCAGGAATCCAGCCAAAGCAAGAAACTGTATTTTAGTCACTTTCCCTTTCTTCCAACCCCTTGTCTTCACTTGATTTTCTACATATTTGTTATAAATAGGATGCGCCCATCCTTTTTTTATATGAGCACGTTTACCTTTATCCAAAGCTTTTATTCGAAGATGGTGTGTTTTCGGTCGTCCTGATGGCATCATCATCCCATTATGAACTCCATTAGCCCATGCTTCGGGAATGCCATAGCTATCACATATCGCAGCAGGGATAAGATGCTGTGCTTCACGACCTCGTTTCCAATCTTTAAATGCTTGCTTCTTGTGGCTTAAGGAATATCTCGCTTTCGCTAACTTGGCTGAGTTTCCATAATTTCCTTTAACCAACTGAGCCGGAATATTTCTCGGCTGATTAGAAAAAGAGGATAACAGATCGTCTTTCAGTTTTCTTTGTGCAACAGCCTCAGGTCTATTATCCACAAGCCCAAAACCTTTTTTTAGAACAATTTTCTTCTGACTAACACTGTTAGCAATCGCCCTACTTCTATTTTCTTTTGGCTTCTCTACTTGTGAATACATATCTCAACCCTTTTTCGTTTTCTTTAGTGGTTGTTAAAGGCTATATTCAGTTCCATATAACTTGCCCTTAAAAGCCACAGTGGTTTTTGTTTTCGACTGTATCGTTACTTTTACTGGCCTTTATCGCCTTGATTTGGCTGGCTGTGGATATGACGGACAGGATATGACGGACACCCATTCCAAAACTTGTCGCTCTTACTTCTACCATCTATGCTTTTAACCTGCTCCAAGGATAAGGACGAACCCAATGCCAAAGGCACGGAAAAGCCAGGTCAGCTTAGTTGACACAAAATACTACCATTGCATCTCTCGCTGCGTAAGGCGTGCCTTTTTATGCGGTCAGGACCCATTAACAGGCCAATCTTATGAACATCGCCGTGAATGGGTTGAAGAAAAATTACTTCTGCTAGCAAGCATTTTCTGCATTGATATTTGCGCTTACGCTGTAATGAGCAACCATACTCACATCGTTTTGTATGTAGACGATAAAAAGGCAAATCGATTGCATGACAAAGCCATCGTCATACGCTGGCACAAGTTGTTTAAGGGAAACTGGCTGACACACAAATTCATGGAAGGTAACGAACTCACTCTGTCCGAACGCATTATGCTCGACGATATTATCGACAAATATCGCGAAAGACTGGCCAGTATCAGCTGGTTTATGCGCGTACTGAACGAAGACATTGCCCGCCGTGCGAATAAAGAAGATGGCTGCAAAGGCCGGTTCTGGGAAGGCAGGTTTAAATCCCAGGCATTGCTCGATGAAGCCGCCCTTGCCGCCTGTATGGCCTATGTAGACCTCAACCCTATCAGGGCCAAAATGGCCGCCACACCAGAAACCTCTAAATTCACCAGTATCAAAAAACGCATTGAACACGCACAGCAAGGTAAACAACCAAAGAGCCTTCTGCGCTTTGCTGGTAACCCCAGACAAAACATGCCCAAAGGTTTGCCCTTTGAGCTTAAATACTACATTGAACTGGTTGAACTCACAGGCCGATGTATTCGAGCTGACAAACGAGGTCATATCTGCGATGCCCAGCCTATTCTCGCCAGATTGCAAATAGAACCTGAAAACTGGCTCAAACTCACCACGCGATTTACCAAAGTATTCCACGGTGCAGTCGGCAAGCGCCATGCGTTGACTGAATTTTGTGAACACCTGCAAAAAAAGCGACGCCCCAATCTGGCTAATTGTGAGCGCTTATTGGGCTAGTATTGCCTTTATCCTGAGCTCACGTGATGACTGCCGTACCAGGGCTGTGCTTGAGCGTGCCCAGAAATATCAAATAGCTGTTGTTTCAACTGAGATTGCTCATCAATGAGTTCCGACTCTGTGGTTTATCGCTTCTTTCTTTCTCAACATCGCAGTCATTCTTCAAGGGCCCACAAAAGGAACGAACAACGCTGGGTGTCTGTGCTTTTCATCAGGGCCAAAATGGACGCCACACCAGAAACCTCTGAATTCACCAGTATCAAAAAACGCATTGAACACGCACAGCAAGGTAAACAACCAAAGAGCCTTCTGCGCTTTGCTGGTAACCCCAGACAAAACATGCCCAAAGGTTTGCCCTTTGAGCTTAAATACTA is a window of Pseudoalteromonas sp. R3 DNA encoding:
- a CDS encoding TerB family tellurite resistance protein, coding for MHIILGLLGAIITILILANRLNDSGIDLGWLNPFSWHRRRTFRKNHDLNPVFKLDSPLDVAGLLVTGVAKVDGDITATQKSAILEVFEQEFHLSPGEAKDMLTSSVYLIGNGQEFFSNPARSLERAYDQFKPNQVDSIKDLLQRVADIDGSPSGKQAEYMKKVLKGLPTVRPSKW
- a CDS encoding response regulator, with translation MKYNTRIIYVEDEQETADIVSAYLAHAGYCVSHLTTHKSAQKALYEENFDLAILDIVLPDGSGLELLQNAVAQGVPSILLSAKKSESERIEGFRLGAVNW
- a CDS encoding AMP-binding protein, encoding MTTSAIKPTLSYHRGVSDRPLLEQTIGGYLERIVEQFGEREAIVVCHQQHRLNYREYLTRIDELAAALLHCGIQPGDRVGLWSPNNLEWSLVQFATARIGAIMVCLNPAYRPAELEFALNNAGCKMLIMASQFKHSNYVDMLKELAPGLEDCSFGDLYAPRLPDLTHVVVIPQTGEVVPAGLFDFNQLLTLASEQDYDALRTIGPRLNPTDAINIQFTSGTTGNPKGATLTHRNILNNANLVAQTMQLTEQDKLCIPVPLYHCFGMVLGNLVCLSQGACAVFPNDAFDPLLTLQTVEAEQCTALHGVPTMFIAQLEHEQFNQFDLSSLRTGVMAGATCPEKVMRDVQSKMHMTDVLIGYGQTECSPINHITDVSAPLIKRVTTVGRAIAHTEVKIIDESGELTPKGVPGEVCARGYSVMLGYWQDDTKTQATIDADGWLHSGDLGVMDDEGYVAIVGRIKDMIIRGGENIYPREIEEVLYHHPDIQDAAVFGIHDEKYGEEVCAWLQLKPEHYVDEEAVRDYLKDKLSYFKVPKHIRIVDTYPMTVTGKLQKFKMREAMEKSLSELA
- a CDS encoding hybrid sensor histidine kinase/response regulator, whose amino-acid sequence is MHLGRRLIAIQTLLVLMAVIPSLCFGNIPLLANQYSLKKLTAEDGFVSSEIYSIIQDQQGLLWFGTAENGVMRYDGRKVTLFEFDGKNAGGLSHNDAGNLMLDRNGNIWIGTWGGGANRYDPRTGKFENFLHDPKQADSISANRIQSLYHDLDGSIWLGSYDSGLNRYLGQGQFEHIKKTSESATGLSHNRIWDIENDGKDRIWIATSYGLNLYDKTTKSFHYFFPDSANITPTGTNEIRHILKASDNQLYVGTQQGPFTFDPESADFTEIGPQDGSHLGQVNSMIEDQEGYIWFVTSKGVFRKTPSTDELVQLDLEHSHGMRIIFEDSARTLWITNEVHGIFKLVPHRKFKSINSSKLQAPNGITSDSNGDLLIVNSRSHLLKWDVSSQTLRTLSGPIFNESNGFNENRLLERPVLHLDTRGNLWVAQDEGLAKFHLDSLEAELIRYPKDDPNHREFREIRALALDKQGDLWIGTYKNGVYIYSPDKGTFRHLDPSYGLSHPEVLTIYQDNSQNMWVGTGNGVNLWLEKEQIFQPFTNNIYREDSLLGSIVQDIHQTQDGQIWIATQQGLNLYQPQTNNFAHFSMQNGLPSNLIRSISDDMRGNLWLTTNRGITKFSPADGKVTNFDSHNGLLGLNYYPDSLVKGKHDLLFTSSQRGIEYFSTRPLQANQKDPALVLTGFNKMGQPVKLDRPYSYVTDIYLTYLDYIFSLEFSVLDFVSPNKNLYAYKLEGYDDNWIEIGNRNSASFTNLDGGHYTFQVKATNSRGEWGSSILSVNLHVSPPPWKTWWAYTLYALACALVIFSVIYLRTRLQKAEIDRQKQFVIQLEEQVSEKTASLKSQATALEAALKKAEEATRLKSEFLANMSHEIRTPMNGVLGMLELLKHSELTPEQEHSVGIASNSAHSLLSLINDILDFSKIEADKLELEFIDFDVRQLFEQLAESMALAAQTKGIGLVLDLTGIDAHIINSDPGRIRQIAANILSNAIKFTEEGEIIISASLNPSASDGQYTLSCQIQDTGIGIPEDMLSSLFDSFTQVDASTTRKYGGTGLGLSITRRLCQLLGGDVYVSSKVGIGSCFEFTCLVSKSDQHQQNLPTFDSTNIRALLVDPDTSSNQAIKKQLELWQVKVSVATNAEIALQILADNTIDIVFFNRSLPTMSSELMACEIRRNAEHSRLKLIMMTLLDEQFEAIESSSEQLDGYFTKPATQSDLIKALSTVKANTEADPDTSAIQNTLTDSDISAPCWAKHTRVLLVEDNKVNQIVAVRILEHLGISTDIAENGYEALDKLRDADDSTPYTIVLMDCQMPKMDGYEATRCIRSAQAGSHQADIPIIAMTANAMQGDKQKCLDAGMDDYITKPIESAKVAEKLEYWITKTTIT